A single genomic interval of uncultured Desulfobulbus sp. harbors:
- a CDS encoding ferredoxin, whose amino-acid sequence MSKQVTIDQEECMGCEACVEICPEIFGFDIDETKAYVINEENDDDLDEDCIEEAMGSCPAGCISFE is encoded by the coding sequence ATGTCGAAACAAGTGACAATTGACCAGGAAGAATGCATGGGCTGCGAAGCCTGCGTGGAAATATGCCCGGAAATTTTCGGGTTTGACATTGACGAGACCAAGGCCTACGTCATCAATGAGGAGAACGATGACGATCTCGACGAGGATTGCATCGAAGAGGCCATGGGTTCTTGTCCCGCAGGGTGCATCTCATTTGAGTAA
- a CDS encoding Lrp/AsnC ligand binding domain-containing protein translates to MVTSIILINAERHAINQIAEKLQEMQGISEVYSVSGNYDLVAIARVKSNDDLAGLVTRNMLNIDGILKTETMLAFKAYSRHDLEAMFAVGM, encoded by the coding sequence ATGGTTACGTCGATTATCCTGATCAATGCAGAGCGGCATGCAATCAATCAAATCGCAGAAAAATTGCAGGAAATGCAAGGGATCTCTGAGGTGTACTCGGTCAGCGGCAACTATGATCTGGTGGCTATAGCCCGGGTGAAGTCCAACGACGATCTTGCCGGCCTGGTTACTCGAAACATGCTGAACATTGACGGTATTCTCAAAACCGAGACCATGCTTGCGTTCAAGGCCTATTCCCGCCACGATCTGGAAGCCATGTTTGCGGTAGGGATGTAA
- a CDS encoding bifunctional acetate--CoA ligase family protein/GNAT family N-acetyltransferase: MEQFFNPKSIAVIGANDKPNAIGSALMDNIIQGGFSGTVVPINPNHETVRGLKAYSSIVQVDPAPEMAIIATPIATAPDIVRQCVIAGTKGVIIIAAGGKELGEEGALIEDQIEGAFEGSGMRIIGPNCMGAIHPATRVNATFAGGMPATGNLAVISQSGAICASILDRAAAGHIGFSHFVSIGSMLDVDFGDLIDYLGNDGKVKAILLYMENLTNPRKFMSAARSVSRIKPIIVLKSGKSKAGAKAASTHIGAMAGEDAVYDAAFKRAGIVRVPSLARLFDCAELMAKQPRPAGTRLAILTNGGGPGVMATDTLAEYGLQPAPIPEDITAQLNELLPPYWSRGNPIDILGNATVERYTKALEICLSSREFDGLLVIMVPQDLTPPEEVAKTLVQLAKRKRIPIFASWMGGKRMAEAIKILHEADIPTYETPERAVRAFMYMWEYTRNLELLSQVPPKLSSELYFNRDQVFRTIYECFDQELELLNELKSKEILEAYGIPVNPTVLATSVDEAVERAQEMDGPLVMKLVSPDISHKSEADGIQLDLRNEEDIRQAYEAIMEGAKAYNPQARIDGVSLQPFIANPDFELFMGSKNDDNFGPVLCFGSGGVFAELLDDKALGLPPLNRLLARRMIEETRIMPLLQGYRNSTPVELEKVEELLMQISQLVVDFPEIVEMDVNPILVKDGQPIAVDARVKLQRVESSSNLHLVISPYPQHLERHDLTDMQMPLFIRPIKPEDAPLFEELFNTLTPTSIYYRFFSVVKTLSPEILARFTQIDYDREISFVGLDEEQGKERMLGVANILGEPDGKRGEFSVLIGDPWQGKGIGAKLLLQCLRIAQERGMEIVWGTVLAENRYMVALGKKLGFTVKQGEDHSEYKLTIDLKTAKL; encoded by the coding sequence ATGGAACAATTCTTTAACCCGAAAAGTATCGCCGTCATCGGCGCCAATGACAAACCCAATGCCATCGGCTCCGCGTTGATGGACAACATCATCCAGGGAGGATTTTCCGGAACCGTTGTTCCAATCAATCCCAATCATGAAACCGTACGCGGTCTCAAGGCCTATAGCTCCATCGTCCAGGTGGATCCGGCACCGGAGATGGCCATTATTGCCACGCCTATTGCCACGGCACCGGATATCGTGCGCCAATGCGTTATCGCCGGAACAAAGGGTGTGATCATTATCGCAGCCGGAGGCAAGGAACTGGGCGAGGAGGGGGCTCTGATCGAAGACCAGATCGAGGGCGCTTTCGAGGGTTCGGGCATGCGCATCATCGGCCCCAACTGCATGGGAGCGATCCACCCGGCCACCCGGGTCAATGCCACCTTTGCCGGCGGCATGCCGGCCACGGGCAACCTGGCGGTCATCTCCCAGAGCGGGGCGATCTGTGCCTCCATTCTTGACCGGGCAGCTGCCGGGCACATCGGTTTTTCCCACTTCGTCTCCATCGGCTCGATGCTGGATGTCGATTTCGGCGACCTGATCGATTACCTGGGCAATGACGGTAAGGTCAAGGCGATTCTGCTCTACATGGAAAACCTGACCAACCCTCGAAAATTCATGAGCGCGGCCAGGTCGGTTTCCCGAATCAAGCCGATTATCGTGCTCAAATCCGGAAAAAGCAAGGCCGGAGCCAAGGCCGCGTCAACCCATATCGGGGCCATGGCCGGTGAAGATGCGGTCTATGATGCCGCCTTCAAACGGGCCGGTATCGTGCGCGTGCCCTCGCTGGCGCGGCTTTTTGACTGCGCCGAGTTGATGGCCAAGCAACCTCGCCCTGCGGGAACCCGACTAGCCATCCTCACCAACGGCGGCGGTCCCGGCGTCATGGCCACCGATACCCTGGCCGAATATGGGCTGCAGCCCGCTCCCATCCCCGAGGATATCACAGCGCAGCTCAACGAACTGCTGCCTCCCTACTGGAGTCGGGGCAATCCCATCGACATCCTTGGGAACGCCACGGTGGAACGTTACACCAAGGCCCTGGAAATCTGCCTCTCGAGCCGCGAATTCGACGGTCTTCTGGTGATCATGGTGCCGCAGGACCTGACCCCGCCGGAAGAAGTGGCCAAAACCCTGGTCCAACTCGCCAAACGCAAACGTATCCCCATCTTTGCCTCCTGGATGGGCGGCAAACGAATGGCCGAAGCCATCAAGATTCTCCATGAGGCGGATATTCCCACCTACGAGACCCCGGAACGGGCGGTGCGGGCCTTCATGTACATGTGGGAATATACCCGCAACCTCGAACTGCTCTCCCAGGTGCCGCCCAAACTCTCCAGCGAACTCTACTTCAACCGGGACCAGGTCTTTCGCACCATCTACGAGTGCTTTGATCAGGAACTCGAATTACTCAACGAGCTCAAAAGCAAGGAAATCCTGGAAGCCTACGGCATTCCGGTGAACCCGACCGTACTCGCCACCTCCGTTGACGAGGCGGTGGAACGGGCGCAGGAAATGGATGGCCCTCTGGTGATGAAACTGGTTTCCCCGGATATCAGCCATAAATCTGAGGCGGACGGCATTCAGCTCGATCTGCGCAACGAGGAAGATATTCGCCAGGCCTACGAGGCGATCATGGAAGGCGCCAAGGCATACAATCCCCAAGCCAGGATAGACGGGGTCAGCCTGCAACCCTTTATCGCCAATCCGGATTTCGAGCTCTTCATGGGCAGTAAAAACGACGATAACTTCGGTCCGGTACTCTGTTTCGGTTCCGGCGGGGTCTTTGCCGAACTGCTCGACGACAAGGCCCTGGGCCTACCTCCTCTGAACCGATTGCTGGCCCGCAGGATGATCGAAGAAACCCGCATCATGCCGTTGTTGCAGGGCTACCGCAACTCCACCCCGGTGGAACTGGAAAAGGTCGAAGAGCTGCTGATGCAGATCTCGCAGTTGGTCGTCGACTTCCCGGAAATCGTGGAAATGGATGTCAACCCGATCCTGGTCAAGGATGGGCAACCGATTGCGGTTGATGCACGGGTCAAGCTGCAGCGGGTGGAAAGCAGCTCCAATCTCCATCTGGTGATCAGTCCCTACCCGCAGCATTTGGAGCGCCATGATCTGACCGATATGCAGATGCCGCTCTTCATTCGGCCGATCAAACCCGAGGATGCCCCGCTGTTTGAGGAGTTGTTCAATACCCTCACCCCCACCAGCATCTATTACCGTTTTTTCAGCGTGGTCAAAACCCTGTCCCCTGAAATTCTCGCCCGATTCACCCAGATCGACTACGACCGTGAGATTTCCTTTGTCGGCCTGGATGAGGAACAGGGCAAGGAACGGATGCTGGGCGTGGCCAATATTCTTGGCGAACCGGACGGCAAACGGGGCGAGTTTTCGGTCTTGATCGGCGATCCCTGGCAGGGTAAAGGCATCGGCGCCAAACTGCTGCTGCAATGTTTGCGCATTGCCCAGGAACGGGGCATGGAGATTGTCTGGGGTACGGTTTTGGCTGAAAACCGCTACATGGTCGCCCTTGGAAAAAAACTGGGCTTCACCGTCAAACAGGGCGAAGACCATTCCGAGTATAAATTGACCATTGACCTGAAAACGGCAAAGTTGTAA